From the Pedobacter cryoconitis genome, one window contains:
- a CDS encoding FAD/NAD(P)-binding protein, translated as MEKRIGILGGGPSGLFMFKRLIESGRTDIVINIFERKNKLGAGMPYSTEGALDEHITNVSSNEIPLLVTSLADWIKSVPKDTLDKFHIDPLRFNEYKVLPRLLFGQYLTSQFDLLRKMASENGIEYQIFYNSTVTDIIDYPDQETVVVEINDKEQFKFDHVIICTGHNWPKKYEGKVPGYFDSPYPPVKLAVKLDHPVAIKGSSLTAVDAIRTLARYNGTFDKDNNGNLFYQLLDHSPNFKLVLHTRNGMLPAVRFHLEDSHLANDSLLTAEEIAEHIASNNGFLSLDYIFEKDFKLPIKEKEPEFYEKIKDMSLEEFVTAMMDLRERLNPFQLLKAEYAEAEKSILRKKSVYWKEMLGVLSFALNYPAKYLSAEDMMRLHKSLTPLISIVIAYIPQSSSEEILAMYEAGVLELIPVGDDSEIEAMDEGGATYHYTDEAGEEHSVYFNTYIDCVGQPHLAFEDFPFKSLLSGKTVSPAKLRFRSSQEGQKALADGKEVMQDQNDDYYLKVSGITINDNFQIVDAYGALNERIYIMAVPYIGGYNPDYSGLDFSEAASAAIIKQLIA; from the coding sequence AGGAGCGGGGATGCCTTATAGTACTGAAGGGGCGTTAGACGAGCATATTACAAATGTATCAAGTAATGAGATTCCATTATTAGTCACTTCACTTGCAGACTGGATTAAATCTGTTCCAAAAGATACGCTCGACAAATTTCATATTGATCCCTTACGTTTCAATGAATATAAAGTTCTTCCGCGGCTGCTTTTCGGTCAGTACTTGACTTCTCAGTTTGATCTTTTACGAAAGATGGCAAGTGAGAATGGCATAGAATATCAGATATTTTATAATAGTACAGTCACAGATATTATCGATTATCCGGATCAGGAGACGGTAGTTGTAGAGATAAATGATAAGGAACAATTCAAATTTGATCACGTTATCATTTGCACGGGGCATAACTGGCCAAAAAAATATGAAGGTAAAGTTCCAGGCTATTTTGATTCACCATACCCACCAGTTAAACTGGCTGTAAAACTTGATCATCCGGTTGCGATTAAAGGTTCGTCTTTAACTGCTGTTGATGCGATCAGAACACTTGCACGTTACAATGGAACCTTTGACAAGGATAATAATGGTAATCTTTTTTATCAATTACTTGATCACAGCCCAAATTTTAAATTGGTATTACATACACGGAACGGAATGCTGCCCGCAGTTAGATTCCATTTGGAAGACTCCCATTTAGCTAACGATTCGCTGTTAACAGCAGAAGAGATTGCTGAACATATCGCTTCAAATAATGGGTTTTTATCATTAGACTACATATTTGAAAAGGATTTCAAACTCCCTATAAAAGAAAAGGAACCAGAGTTTTATGAGAAGATAAAAGATATGAGCCTGGAAGAATTCGTTACCGCAATGATGGATTTAAGAGAACGGCTTAATCCTTTTCAACTGCTCAAAGCTGAGTATGCCGAAGCTGAAAAATCAATCTTGAGAAAAAAGTCCGTATACTGGAAGGAAATGCTGGGTGTATTAAGTTTCGCTTTAAATTATCCTGCTAAGTATCTGTCAGCAGAAGATATGATGCGTTTACACAAATCTCTGACACCACTGATTTCCATCGTGATTGCTTATATTCCTCAAAGTTCCAGTGAAGAAATATTAGCGATGTATGAGGCAGGTGTGCTTGAACTTATTCCTGTTGGTGATGATAGTGAAATTGAAGCTATGGATGAAGGTGGCGCTACGTATCATTACACTGACGAGGCGGGAGAGGAGCATTCTGTATATTTTAATACTTATATCGATTGTGTTGGTCAGCCTCATCTTGCTTTTGAAGATTTTCCTTTTAAAAGTTTACTAAGCGGAAAGACTGTTAGTCCTGCTAAACTCAGGTTTCGTTCATCACAAGAGGGTCAAAAAGCATTGGCCGATGGTAAAGAGGTAATGCAGGATCAAAATGATGACTATTATTTGAAAGTTTCAGGGATTACGATTAATGATAATTTTCAGATTGTTGATGCTTATGGAGCCCTTAATGAGCGTATATACATCATGGCCGTGCCTTATATTGGAGGCTACAATCCTGATTATTCTGGCCTGGATTTCAGTGAGGCAGCTTCGGC